One Streptomyces fagopyri DNA window includes the following coding sequences:
- a CDS encoding formimidoylglutamate deiminase, translating to MQVTQTYWLEHAWLDTHVEPGVALTVSAGGSADGTDGRITSLRTDVHTPPPGAEILRGLTLPGLANAHSHAFHRALRGTVQVGSGTFWTWREIMYSVADRLTPETYHALARAVYAEMALAGVTAVGEFHYLHHAPGGTPYADPNAMGEALIEAARDAGIRITLLDTAYVSSGFGQPPNRHQLRFCDGDADAWAERAALLKERDHARIGAAVHSVRAVPAAQLATVARWAEERRAPLHVHLSEQTAENDACLRHHGRTPTRLLADHGVLGPRTTGVHNTHLTDEDIALLGDSSTGTCMCPTTERDLADGIGPAAALQRAGSPLSLGSDSHAVIDLLEEARAMELNERLRTRTRGHWTAAALLRAASADGHAALGWDDAGLLEVGARADFTTIALDSVRTAGTLPRLGAETAVFAATAADVRHTVVAGRPVVRDGAHTLVPDVPKALAEAVEALRA from the coding sequence CTGCAGGTGACGCAGACGTACTGGCTGGAACACGCCTGGCTCGACACCCACGTCGAGCCGGGCGTCGCCCTGACCGTGTCGGCCGGCGGCTCCGCCGACGGCACGGACGGCCGCATCACCTCCCTGCGCACGGATGTTCACACCCCGCCCCCGGGCGCCGAGATCCTGCGCGGACTCACCCTCCCCGGGCTCGCCAACGCGCACTCGCACGCCTTCCACCGAGCCCTGCGCGGCACCGTCCAGGTGGGCTCCGGCACCTTCTGGACCTGGCGCGAGATCATGTACTCCGTCGCCGACCGGCTGACCCCGGAGACCTACCACGCGCTCGCCCGCGCGGTGTACGCCGAGATGGCGCTCGCGGGCGTCACGGCCGTCGGCGAGTTCCACTACCTCCACCACGCCCCGGGCGGCACCCCCTACGCCGACCCGAACGCGATGGGCGAGGCCCTGATCGAGGCCGCGCGGGACGCCGGGATCAGGATCACGCTGCTCGACACGGCGTACGTCTCGTCCGGCTTCGGACAGCCGCCGAACCGCCACCAGCTGCGCTTCTGCGACGGCGACGCGGACGCCTGGGCCGAACGCGCCGCCCTGCTCAAGGAGCGCGACCACGCACGGATCGGCGCGGCCGTCCACTCCGTACGGGCCGTGCCCGCCGCGCAGCTGGCGACGGTGGCGCGCTGGGCCGAGGAACGCCGGGCCCCGCTCCACGTCCACCTGTCCGAGCAGACCGCGGAGAACGACGCCTGCCTGCGGCACCACGGCCGCACACCCACCCGGCTGCTCGCCGACCACGGTGTCCTCGGCCCGCGCACCACGGGCGTCCACAACACGCACCTCACCGACGAGGACATCGCCCTGCTGGGCGACTCCTCGACCGGCACCTGCATGTGCCCCACCACCGAACGCGACCTCGCGGACGGCATCGGCCCCGCCGCCGCCCTGCAGCGCGCGGGCTCACCCCTCTCCCTCGGCTCCGACAGCCACGCCGTCATCGACCTCCTCGAAGAGGCCCGCGCTATGGAGCTGAACGAACGCCTGCGCACCCGCACCCGCGGCCACTGGACGGCCGCCGCCCTGCTGCGCGCCGCCTCCGCGGACGGTCACGCGGCCCTGGGCTGGGACGACGCGGGCCTCCTCGAAGTCGGCGCGCGCGCCGACTTCACGACGATCGCCCTCGACTCCGTCAGAACGGCCGGGACACTGCCGCGACTCGGCGCCGAGACGGCCGTGTTCGCCGCGACGGCCGCCGACGTGCGCCACACGGTCGTGGCGGGCCGCCCCGTCGTACGCGACGGCGCGCACACCCTCGTACCGGATGTGCCGAAGGCCCTCGCGGAGGCCGTCGAGGCGCTGCGCGCCTGA
- the hutI gene encoding imidazolonepropionase yields the protein MSTVITNIAGLVTNDPSVGDGSPLGLIRDAAVVIDGDRIAWIGGSSGAPATDHRVDAGGRAVLPGFVDSHSHLVFAGDRTEEFNARMSGRGYTAGGIRTTVAATRAASDEDLERNLTHYLGEALRQGTTTFETKSGYGLTVEDEARALRIAARHTEEVTYLGAHIVSPDHADDPAAYVALVTGEMLDACAPYARWIDVFCEKGAFDGDQARAILTAGRAKGLHPRVHANQLTYGPGVQLAVELDAASADHCTHLTDADVAALADGNTVATLLPGAEFSTRAAWPDARRLLDAGVTVALSTDCNPGSSFTSSVPFCIALAVRDMGMTPDEAVWSATAGGAAALRREDVGRLTVGARADLTLLDAPSHVHLAYRPGVPLVTGVWRRGVREV from the coding sequence ATGAGCACCGTCATCACCAACATCGCCGGTCTGGTCACCAACGACCCCTCCGTCGGGGACGGTTCCCCGCTCGGACTGATCCGGGACGCGGCCGTCGTCATCGACGGCGACCGCATCGCGTGGATCGGTGGATCGAGCGGGGCACCCGCCACCGACCACCGGGTCGACGCCGGAGGCCGGGCCGTGCTCCCCGGCTTCGTGGACTCCCACTCGCACCTCGTCTTCGCCGGCGACCGCACCGAGGAGTTCAACGCCCGGATGTCCGGACGCGGTTACACGGCGGGCGGCATCCGCACCACCGTCGCCGCGACCCGCGCCGCGAGCGACGAGGACCTGGAGCGCAACCTCACCCACTACCTCGGCGAGGCGCTGCGGCAGGGCACCACGACCTTCGAGACGAAGTCGGGCTACGGGCTCACCGTCGAGGACGAGGCACGCGCCCTGCGGATCGCGGCCCGGCACACCGAGGAGGTCACCTACCTCGGCGCGCACATCGTCTCCCCCGATCACGCCGACGACCCGGCCGCGTACGTCGCCCTGGTGACCGGCGAGATGCTCGACGCCTGCGCCCCCTACGCCCGTTGGATCGACGTCTTCTGCGAGAAGGGCGCCTTCGACGGCGACCAGGCCCGCGCGATCCTCACCGCGGGCAGGGCGAAGGGCCTGCACCCGCGCGTCCACGCCAACCAGCTCACCTACGGCCCCGGCGTCCAGCTCGCCGTCGAACTGGACGCGGCGAGCGCCGACCACTGCACGCACCTGACCGACGCCGACGTGGCGGCGCTCGCGGACGGGAACACCGTGGCGACCCTGCTTCCCGGCGCCGAGTTCTCCACCCGCGCCGCGTGGCCGGACGCCCGCCGGCTGCTCGACGCGGGCGTCACCGTCGCCCTGTCCACCGACTGCAACCCGGGCTCGTCCTTCACCTCGTCCGTCCCGTTCTGCATCGCGCTCGCGGTGCGGGACATGGGGATGACCCCGGACGAGGCGGTGTGGTCGGCGACGGCGGGCGGCGCCGCGGCCCTGCGGCGCGAGGACGTCGGCCGCCTCACCGTCGGCGCCCGCGCGGACCTGACCCTCCTGGACGCGCCCAGCCACGTGCACCTCGCCTACCGGCCCGGCGTGCCGCTGGTCACCGGTGTCTGGCGGCGCGGCGTACGCGAGGTCTGA
- a CDS encoding allantoate amidohydrolase: protein MWRELEPLGRHADSGGYRRFAWTGADTDCRAWFRAQAESRGLRYELDRNGNQWAWLGDPAAGDAVVTGSHLDSVPDGGAFDGPLGVVSSFAALDELRGRQVRFTRPLAVVNFGDEEGARFGLACVGSRLAAGQLTVEQAHRLTDADGVTLPQAMERAGHDPDTIGPDPERLARIGAFVELHVEQGRALDLSGDRIGIASAIWPHGRWRFDFRGEANHAGTTRLVDRHDPMLPYAETVLAARREARVTGAVATFGKISVEPNGVNAIPSLVRGWLDSRAADQPTLDTVVAGVEKAAREYAQAHGVELDVVRESFTPVVEFGHALRDELARILTTAADLTVPVLGTGAGHDAGILSGTVPTAMLFVRNPTGVSHSPAEYAAEDDCVAGVTALADVLEGLACR from the coding sequence ATGTGGCGGGAGCTCGAACCCCTCGGACGTCACGCGGACAGCGGCGGATACCGCCGGTTCGCCTGGACCGGGGCCGACACCGACTGCCGGGCGTGGTTCCGGGCGCAGGCCGAGTCCCGCGGGCTGCGCTACGAGCTGGACCGCAACGGCAACCAGTGGGCCTGGCTCGGCGACCCCGCCGCGGGCGACGCCGTGGTCACCGGATCCCACCTGGACTCCGTGCCCGACGGCGGTGCCTTCGACGGGCCGCTCGGCGTCGTGTCCTCCTTCGCCGCCCTCGACGAACTGCGCGGCAGACAGGTCCGGTTCACCAGGCCGCTCGCCGTCGTCAACTTCGGCGACGAGGAGGGCGCCCGGTTCGGACTCGCCTGCGTCGGCTCCCGGCTGGCCGCCGGGCAGCTCACCGTCGAACAGGCGCACCGGCTCACGGACGCCGACGGCGTCACCCTGCCCCAGGCGATGGAACGGGCCGGTCACGACCCCGACACCATCGGACCGGACCCGGAACGCCTCGCCCGCATCGGCGCCTTCGTCGAACTCCACGTCGAACAGGGCCGGGCCCTCGACCTCTCCGGCGACCGGATCGGCATCGCCAGCGCCATCTGGCCGCACGGCCGCTGGCGCTTCGACTTCCGGGGCGAGGCCAACCACGCGGGCACCACCCGCCTCGTGGACCGCCACGACCCGATGCTCCCGTACGCCGAGACCGTGCTCGCGGCCCGGCGCGAGGCCCGCGTCACGGGCGCCGTCGCCACCTTCGGCAAGATCTCCGTCGAGCCGAACGGCGTGAACGCCATCCCGTCCCTGGTGCGCGGCTGGCTGGACTCCCGCGCCGCCGACCAGCCGACCCTCGACACCGTCGTCGCCGGCGTCGAGAAGGCGGCCCGGGAGTACGCGCAGGCCCACGGCGTCGAACTCGACGTCGTACGCGAGTCGTTCACCCCCGTCGTCGAGTTCGGGCACGCCCTGCGCGACGAACTCGCCCGCATCCTCACCACCGCGGCCGACCTCACCGTCCCCGTGCTGGGGACGGGCGCCGGACACGACGCCGGAATCCTCTCCGGGACCGTCCCGACCGCCATGCTGTTCGTACGCAACCCCACGGGTGTCTCGCACTCCCCGGCCGAGTACGCCGCCGAGGACGACTGCGTGGCCGGGGTGACCGCACTCGCCGACGTACTCGAAGGGCTGGCCTGCAGGTGA